One genomic region from Oncorhynchus gorbuscha isolate QuinsamMale2020 ecotype Even-year linkage group LG13, OgorEven_v1.0, whole genome shotgun sequence encodes:
- the LOC123992900 gene encoding creatine kinase M-type-like: MTKNCHNDYKMKFSDVEEFPDLSLHNNHMAKVLTKDMYKKLRSKSTPSGFTLDDCTQTGVDNPGHPFIMTVGCVAGDEECYEVFKDMFDPIISDRHGGYKPTDKHKTDLNFENLKGGDDLDPAYVLSSRVRTGRSIKGYTLPPHNSRGERRMVEKLSIEALATLDGEFKGKYYPLNAMTDAEQDQLIADHFLFDKPVSPLLLSAGMARDWPDARGIWHNDAKSFLVWVNEEDHLRVISMEKGGNMKEVFRRFCVGLQKIEAVFKKHNHGFMWNEHLGYVLTCPSNLGTGLRGGVHVKLPKLSTHAKFEEILTRLRLQKRGTGGVDTASVGGIFDISNADRLGSSEVQQVQMVVDGVKLMVEMEKKLEKGEAIDGMIPAQK; this comes from the exons ATGACGAAGAACTGCCACAATGACTACAAGATGAAATTCTCTGATGTAGAGGAGTTCCCAGACCTCTCCCTGCACAACAACCACATGGCCAAGGTGCTGACCAAGGACATGTACAAAAAGCTGAGGAGCAAGTCTACCCCCTCCGGTTTCACCCTGGACGACTGCACCCAGACCGGTGTGGACAACCCTG gACACCCCTTCATCATGACCGTCGGCTGCGTTGCTGGTGATGAAGAGTGCTACGAAGTCTTTAAGGATATGTTCGACCCCATCATCTCCGACCGTCACGGAGGCTACAAGCCCACCGACAAACACAAGACCGACCTGAACTTCGAGAACCTGAAG GGAGGTGATGATCTTGACCCCGCCTACGTCCTGTCCAGCCGTGTGCGTACCGGACGCAGCATCAAGGGATACACCCTGCCCCCCCACAACAGCCGTGGCGAGCGTAGAATGGTTGAGAAACTGTCCATCGAGG ccctggCCACACTGGATGGTGAGTTCAAGGGAAAGTACTACCCCCTGAACGCCATGACCGATGCCGAGCAGGATCAGCTGATCGCCGACCACTTCTTGTTTGACAAGCCCGTCTCCCCCCTGCTGCTGTCCGCTGGTATGGCCCGTGACTGGCCCGACGCAAGAGGAATCTG GCACAACGATGCCAAGAGCTTCTTGGTCTGGGTGAACGAGGAGGACCACCTGCGTGTCATCTCCATGGAGAAGGGAGGCAACATGAAGGAGGTCTTCAGACGCTTCTGCGTTGGTCTGCAGAAG ATTGAGGCGGTCTTCAAGAAGCACAACCACGGCTTCATGTGGAACGAGCATCTCGGCTATGTGCTGACCTGCCCCTCCAACCTGGGAACTGGCCTGCGCGGTGGCGTGCACGTCAAGCTGCCCAAGCTGAGCACACACGCCAAGTTTGAGGAGATCCTGACCAGGCTGCGTCTGCAGAAGCGCGGCACAG GTGGTGTGGACACGGCCTCCGTGGGTGGAATCTTTGACATCTCCAACGCTGATCGTCTGGGCTCCTCAGAGGTGCAGCAGGTGCAGATGGTGGTGGATGGCGTCAAGCTCATGGTGGAGATGGAGAAGAAGCTGGAGAAGGGAGAGGCCATCGACGGCATGATCCCAGCCCAGAAGTAA